One stretch of Nocardia mangyaensis DNA includes these proteins:
- a CDS encoding glycosyltransferase family 4 protein — protein MREVLLLCWRDTGHPQGGGSERYLEQVGAQLAARGIKVTLRTAGYPGAARREHIDGIDISRAGGRFTVYPRALAAIMAGRLGIGPLRGVRPDVVIDTQNGIPFFATATGVPSVVLVHHGHREQWPVAGRLVGRIGWWIESKLSPRVHRANQYLTVSLPSAEELAVLGVDRERIAVVRNGAEPVPAEVVPGADDTRASHPRVAVLSRLVPHKQIEDALAAVAHLRERFPDVHLDVIGDGWWAPNLRACAVSLGIADAVTFHGHVDERRKHDILSAAWVHVMPSRKEGWGLAVIEAAQHGVPTIGYRSSRGLTDSIVDGVTGLLVDDAPALADAAADLLADAETRQVMGEKARARAREFSWEQTGSGVHDVLAAAARGQFVTGLVAPPAED, from the coding sequence GTGCGTGAAGTCCTGCTGCTGTGCTGGCGTGACACGGGGCACCCGCAGGGTGGGGGCAGCGAGCGCTACCTGGAGCAGGTCGGCGCCCAGCTGGCGGCCCGTGGCATCAAGGTCACCCTGCGGACGGCCGGGTACCCCGGCGCGGCGCGGCGTGAGCACATCGACGGGATCGATATCAGCCGCGCGGGTGGTCGCTTCACGGTGTATCCGCGGGCGCTGGCCGCCATCATGGCCGGTCGGCTCGGTATCGGGCCGCTGCGCGGGGTTCGCCCCGACGTCGTGATCGACACCCAGAACGGCATCCCGTTCTTCGCCACCGCCACGGGTGTGCCGTCGGTGGTGCTGGTGCACCACGGGCACCGCGAGCAGTGGCCGGTGGCCGGACGGCTGGTCGGGCGGATCGGCTGGTGGATCGAGTCGAAGCTCTCGCCGCGGGTGCATCGCGCCAACCAGTACCTGACCGTGTCGCTGCCCTCGGCCGAGGAACTGGCCGTGCTCGGCGTCGACCGGGAACGCATCGCCGTGGTCCGCAACGGGGCCGAACCGGTCCCCGCCGAGGTCGTCCCCGGCGCCGATGACACCCGCGCGAGCCACCCTCGCGTCGCTGTCCTGTCCCGGCTCGTCCCGCACAAGCAGATCGAGGACGCCCTCGCCGCCGTCGCGCACCTGCGCGAACGATTCCCCGACGTGCACCTCGACGTGATCGGCGACGGCTGGTGGGCGCCCAACCTGCGCGCCTGCGCGGTGAGCCTCGGCATCGCCGACGCCGTCACCTTCCACGGACACGTCGACGAACGCCGCAAGCACGACATCCTGTCGGCCGCCTGGGTCCACGTGATGCCCTCCCGCAAGGAAGGCTGGGGTCTGGCCGTCATCGAGGCCGCCCAGCACGGCGTCCCCACCATCGGCTACCGCAGCTCCCGCGGCCTCACCGACTCCATCGTCGACGGCGTCACCGGGCTGCTCGTCGACGACGCCCCCGCCCTGGCCGATGCCGCCGCCGACCTGCTGGCCGATGCGGAAACCCGCCAGGTCATGGGCGAGAAGGCCCGTGCGAGGGCCCGCGAGTTCTCCTGGGAACAAACCGGCTCCGGTGTCCACGATGTCCTGGCCGCCGCCGCCCGCGGCCAGTTCGTCACCGGCCTGGTCGCCCCACCTGCCGAGGACTGA
- a CDS encoding polysaccharide biosynthesis protein, with protein sequence MTANVAGYLLQLLAGRWLGVAGYSEFASLLAVQLLCAVPALAMQNVVAREVVRGASLRAVRSMQWRCAALVAAVAVVLVPVVAEVLNVGVWAAAAALGAAPALVVLSGEQGILQGGNHFRALATVLAMAGTARVAPALIALALGGGAAGALWAGAAGIVVAALVAARIARSTTMAAGELAPEPVGPPQAGPHPDASTTPSPGRDSLPSAANRRDSGAIGVLPVLRAVQVQAALMALSSVDLIVVRIVLDEVDASRYSLGTIATKIAFWLPQAVGVVLYPRMAKPTQSARAIRDALSVLSLIGIVAVIGAAVAAPLAPLFAGQDYAPIQSMLWLFALHGAILAVLQGALLSAIAVERTALAAVTWVGLAVEVTLMLTFARTIGSLIGTAVSVAAVTTAIVAFVVLRTAARTPVAAGQLRT encoded by the coding sequence ATGACCGCCAACGTCGCCGGGTACCTCCTGCAGTTGTTGGCGGGACGGTGGCTCGGCGTGGCCGGGTACAGCGAGTTCGCGAGTCTGCTCGCCGTGCAGTTGCTGTGTGCGGTACCCGCGCTGGCCATGCAGAACGTGGTGGCGCGCGAGGTGGTCCGCGGGGCGAGTCTGCGCGCGGTGCGATCGATGCAGTGGCGGTGCGCGGCGCTGGTCGCCGCCGTCGCGGTGGTTCTGGTGCCGGTGGTGGCCGAGGTGCTGAACGTGGGCGTGTGGGCGGCCGCCGCCGCGCTCGGTGCGGCGCCCGCACTGGTCGTGCTCTCGGGTGAGCAGGGAATCCTGCAGGGCGGCAACCATTTCCGCGCATTGGCCACGGTCCTCGCGATGGCGGGAACGGCCCGGGTCGCACCCGCGCTGATCGCCCTCGCTCTCGGTGGCGGTGCCGCCGGAGCGCTGTGGGCAGGCGCCGCGGGCATCGTCGTCGCCGCACTCGTCGCCGCCCGCATCGCGCGGTCCACCACGATGGCCGCCGGTGAACTCGCCCCGGAGCCGGTCGGCCCGCCGCAGGCCGGTCCGCACCCGGACGCCTCGACGACGCCATCCCCGGGTCGAGACTCGCTCCCTTCGGCGGCGAACCGGCGGGATTCCGGTGCGATCGGCGTCCTGCCCGTGCTTCGCGCGGTCCAGGTGCAGGCCGCGTTGATGGCCCTGTCCTCGGTGGACCTGATCGTGGTGCGCATCGTCCTCGACGAGGTCGACGCGAGCCGGTATTCGCTCGGCACCATCGCCACGAAGATCGCCTTCTGGCTGCCACAGGCGGTGGGGGTGGTGCTGTACCCGCGGATGGCCAAGCCCACGCAGTCGGCCCGCGCGATCCGTGACGCGCTGTCGGTGCTGTCGCTGATCGGCATCGTCGCGGTGATCGGCGCCGCCGTGGCCGCGCCGCTGGCGCCGCTGTTCGCCGGACAGGACTACGCGCCGATCCAGAGCATGCTGTGGTTGTTCGCGCTGCACGGCGCGATCCTGGCGGTGCTGCAGGGCGCGCTCCTGTCGGCCATCGCGGTGGAACGCACCGCCCTTGCCGCTGTCACCTGGGTGGGTTTGGCCGTCGAGGTGACCTTGATGCTCACCTTCGCCCGGACCATCGGCTCGCTGATCGGCACCGCCGTCTCCGTCGCCGCCGTGACCACCGCGATCGTCGCCTTCGTCGTCCTGCGCACCGCCGCGCGGACTCCCGTCGCCGCGGGCCAACTGCGGACCTGA
- a CDS encoding DUF3068 domain-containing protein, giving the protein MALSAGTRRTVACVLVGLGAALLVAALMIPTYTVSKVAKTPLDLEITTISENQPGEESLVLDSRSLTTGDGPAVVDTDVPLISQRFVTVEEPSDADEMTLQAGQTLRRTDVQGDTGLLTAAIDRVTISRTTGEPVEADPNGSIAVTVDREGSVMEPVQHTGLGYRFPIGTEKKTYPYFDINARKSFDANFIEETEINNTKVYRFQNIVPVTSTWDVVQSPANRLTLPASKWGVTDVEPDAPVTMTRYYTNVRDLWVEPQTGTVIKGGESIHLYYARSGDKPEVTALKSHIVFDDATVESQISIAKDNTDKLALFGRTVPIVLGILGVLALLAGLFLGLRGGGGTPAHATPRGGRTTPAPAAASGATAASDWNADEAPTTQFPRGDYDGPTEQIDINKRP; this is encoded by the coding sequence ATGGCACTGAGTGCCGGTACCAGAAGGACGGTCGCCTGCGTGCTCGTGGGTCTGGGCGCGGCATTACTCGTCGCCGCGCTGATGATCCCCACCTACACGGTGAGCAAGGTGGCCAAGACTCCGCTCGACCTCGAGATCACCACGATCTCGGAGAACCAGCCGGGAGAGGAGAGCCTCGTCCTCGACTCCAGGTCGCTGACCACCGGCGATGGTCCGGCCGTCGTGGACACCGATGTACCGCTGATCTCGCAGCGCTTCGTCACCGTCGAGGAGCCGTCCGACGCCGACGAGATGACGCTGCAGGCGGGCCAGACACTGCGCCGCACCGACGTGCAGGGCGACACCGGCCTGCTCACCGCCGCCATCGACCGCGTCACCATCTCCCGCACCACCGGCGAGCCGGTCGAGGCCGACCCCAACGGGTCGATCGCCGTGACCGTCGACCGCGAGGGCAGTGTCATGGAGCCGGTGCAGCACACCGGCCTCGGCTACCGCTTCCCGATCGGCACCGAGAAGAAGACCTACCCCTACTTCGACATCAACGCGCGCAAGTCGTTCGACGCGAACTTCATCGAAGAGACCGAGATCAACAACACCAAGGTCTACCGGTTCCAGAACATCGTGCCGGTCACCAGCACCTGGGACGTCGTGCAGTCCCCGGCCAACCGGCTGACCCTGCCCGCGTCGAAGTGGGGCGTGACCGATGTCGAGCCCGACGCGCCCGTCACCATGACCCGCTACTACACCAATGTGCGTGACCTGTGGGTCGAGCCGCAGACCGGCACCGTCATCAAGGGCGGCGAGTCGATCCACCTGTACTACGCGCGTTCGGGTGACAAGCCCGAGGTGACCGCGCTCAAGTCGCACATCGTGTTCGACGATGCGACCGTGGAGTCGCAGATCTCGATCGCCAAGGACAACACCGACAAGCTGGCGCTGTTCGGCCGCACCGTGCCGATCGTGCTGGGCATCCTCGGTGTCCTCGCCCTGCTGGCCGGCCTGTTCCTCGGCCTGCGCGGTGGCGGTGGCACTCCCGCCCACGCGACCCCGCGCGGTGGCCGCACCACCCCGGCTCCCGCGGCGGCTTCCGGCGCGACCGCGGCCTCGGACTGGAATGCCGACGAGGCGCCGACGACGCAGTTCCCGCGCGGCGACTACGACGGGCCCACCGAGCAGATCGACATCAACAAACGTCCCTGA
- a CDS encoding acyltransferase family protein, with product MTTVTAPVPPPRAFIPALEGMRGMAALGVLVTHVAFQTGASKIPVLGSILERFDMAVAVFFALSGFLLWRPHAAAAHGLGKAPSTTRYLLHRIARIMPAYWAVVVFVLVLLPGAAQSANLKVWVSNLFFLQVFIPLTLTEGLTQMWSLSVEMAFYLSLPLLAWSVVWLRGPAARWRVPVLGALIAVSLTWNLWPVPTPEAIHADNWLPGYLPWFAAGMMLAELIHRARPGTWWGPLFSSQPLMWAIALVAFLISATEFGGPAGLERAEPWQYAVKMALGMVIGFGLMAPLVLRPADAPGHRWLESPAAALLGRWSYGIFLWHLVVLTMVFPIFSLMPFSGHFVYVLVLTIVLTLPLAAASFALIEDPARRGVRRWDTRVAAKRAESAASDSASPAAR from the coding sequence ATGACGACCGTTACCGCCCCCGTGCCACCGCCGCGCGCCTTCATTCCCGCACTCGAAGGCATGCGCGGGATGGCGGCACTCGGTGTACTCGTCACCCACGTCGCGTTCCAGACCGGCGCGTCGAAGATCCCGGTGCTCGGCTCCATCCTGGAGCGCTTCGACATGGCGGTCGCGGTCTTCTTCGCGCTGTCGGGGTTCCTGCTGTGGCGCCCGCACGCCGCGGCCGCGCATGGGCTGGGCAAGGCGCCCTCGACCACGCGCTATCTGCTGCACCGGATCGCGCGGATCATGCCCGCGTACTGGGCGGTCGTGGTGTTCGTGCTGGTGTTGCTGCCCGGCGCGGCCCAATCGGCGAACCTGAAGGTGTGGGTGTCGAACCTGTTCTTCCTGCAGGTCTTCATACCGCTGACGCTCACCGAGGGTCTCACCCAGATGTGGAGTCTGTCGGTGGAGATGGCCTTCTACCTGTCGCTGCCGCTGCTGGCCTGGTCGGTGGTGTGGCTGCGCGGCCCGGCGGCCCGGTGGCGGGTGCCGGTGCTCGGCGCGCTGATCGCGGTGAGCCTGACCTGGAATCTGTGGCCGGTGCCGACGCCGGAGGCGATCCACGCCGACAACTGGCTGCCCGGCTATCTGCCGTGGTTCGCGGCGGGCATGATGCTGGCCGAGTTGATCCACCGGGCGCGGCCGGGCACCTGGTGGGGGCCACTGTTCTCCAGTCAACCGCTGATGTGGGCGATCGCGCTGGTGGCCTTCCTGATCTCGGCGACCGAGTTCGGTGGCCCGGCCGGGCTGGAGCGGGCCGAGCCGTGGCAGTACGCGGTGAAGATGGCGTTGGGCATGGTGATCGGGTTCGGGTTGATGGCGCCGCTGGTGCTGCGCCCCGCCGACGCCCCTGGGCATCGCTGGCTGGAATCACCCGCCGCCGCGTTGCTGGGGCGCTGGTCCTACGGCATCTTCCTGTGGCACCTGGTCGTGCTCACCATGGTGTTCCCGATATTCAGTCTGATGCCGTTCAGCGGCCACTTCGTCTACGTGCTCGTGCTGACCATCGTGTTGACGCTGCCGCTGGCGGCAGCGAGCTTCGCGCTGATCGAGGACCCGGCCCGGCGCGGGGTGCGGCGCTGGGACACGCGGGTCGCTGCCAAGCGGGCCGAATCCGCCGCGAGTGACAGCGCTAGCCCGGCTGCTCGATGA
- a CDS encoding alpha-(1->3)-arabinofuranosyltransferase: MDKAPLGWRWFVGSVVAAFVLTFAQAPGLTVADTKYDLAQNPLGFLARAAHLWSSQAPMGQVQNQAYGYFFPHGAFFSAGHLLNVPAWVTQRVWWALLLLAGFWGIVKLCETLGIGARGSRVIAGIAFALSPRVLTTLGSISSETLPMMLAPWVLLAPAALGVAMRSRSGAGAAPPAGTSPPERAARDDSPDTPETRPAVGDIRFERTRPSDRAAMAGENAEDAPVQGRTPNAGTAGVAKDRGVEPRLGRGGALSAAGSALALALMGSVNAVATVAAFLPAALWWASYRPNRRWWRFTLAWIPLLVLATFWWVVPLLLLGKVSPPFLDYIESSGVTTQWASLSEVLRGTDSWTPFVSPERIAGAVLVTQPGAVLATGLLAAAGMAGLARSSMPYRGRFVLILCVGLAGICAGYVGTLGGPFAESVRVFLDSGGAPLRNVHKLEPLIRLPLVLGLAHLLGRVPLPASSPLPVWRNAFAHPERSRLVAVAALILAALMLATSLAWTARLAPRGAYDRVPAYWTDTAQWLADNAADTRALVVPGAPFGSQIWGLTRDEPLQALASTPWAVRDAVPLNPPGTIRAMDSVQRLIADGRPSTGLAATLADQGIGVLVLRNDLDPETSRSTRPMLAHQAIEGSPGITKVAEFGALIGPRAADAGLVVDNDLLPAYPAVEIYRVEVPPPGTPVDVRGGTGAPPGFPGAYTVPLDSVPVVKGGPEVLERLRRDTGNPTAPMLLDADARRAGLPSQPTLITDTPMDREADFGRVDNHNSAVRAPDDARRTHNLVPDYPVEGAELVQGEWSGAKVTASSSAADATQIGGAAPGSSTAAAVDGDPSTAWISSGAESALGQWIRLDLDEPITSGSLRFSTAAAALGDPVKWVEVRTERGTVSARIPEPGAPVTVALPAGETDWVMITAARTERGTRGGQFGIAELTLDDYSVREAPVRVDIRHRIVLPDVATGTIPTGWDLGQEFPGRSACFDGPDRVHCSKGLGLPAEQPGVFNRTIAVPEPLTVGTDLTVRTRPGPVLEALLTDHSRPVARGKADVADLRGAAFAATDGDPKTTWIAPEATVRGLTGAKPTLVLELPEPAVVTGLDITTALGGLPATATAVAVNLGNGPQVRELPEREHGEPARISLHPTETDRIEISVQRWNEVLDRTALGFVLTQPTGLAEVEVLGPEYPAHAPGDRLVTIGCEAGPVIAIGGRAVHTTVTATADELRSGAPVSARACAEDAADIELLPGNPDLTVVPTELFTVDRIRLVRTDPFPAAPTDPGTQLLVLPLSTNVGWAAHTAEGRELTPVVVDGWQQGWLIPDGTTGEITVSFPADRWYRLAIFGGLLLLIPLVLLAIPRRRVVPDPGPAPGTWGIHWLAAVGLTGVTTVIAGPFATVCTLLALGCSRFRPAGTARVLPWVAGIGTMLSMAALSTGTWRSGTEYMGGSLWAQAPAVIAVIAVGVAALPRRR, encoded by the coding sequence CTGGACAAGGCGCCATTGGGTTGGCGCTGGTTCGTCGGCTCGGTAGTCGCCGCCTTCGTACTGACCTTCGCGCAGGCGCCCGGCCTCACCGTCGCCGACACCAAATACGACCTGGCGCAGAACCCCCTCGGTTTCCTCGCGCGGGCCGCTCACCTGTGGAGCAGCCAGGCCCCGATGGGCCAGGTGCAGAACCAGGCCTACGGCTACTTCTTCCCGCACGGCGCGTTCTTCTCCGCCGGTCATCTGCTGAACGTCCCCGCCTGGGTCACCCAGCGCGTCTGGTGGGCGCTGCTGCTGCTGGCCGGGTTCTGGGGCATCGTCAAGCTGTGCGAGACGCTCGGGATCGGGGCGCGCGGGTCGCGGGTGATCGCGGGTATCGCCTTCGCGCTGTCGCCACGGGTGCTCACCACGCTCGGCTCGATCTCGTCGGAAACACTGCCGATGATGCTGGCGCCCTGGGTGCTGCTGGCCCCAGCGGCGCTCGGCGTGGCGATGCGGAGTCGATCCGGTGCCGGTGCGGCACCCCCCGCCGGCACATCGCCACCCGAACGTGCAGCCCGAGACGACAGCCCTGACACGCCCGAGACGCGACCTGCCGTCGGTGATATCCGCTTCGAGCGCACACGCCCCAGCGACCGCGCGGCCATGGCGGGCGAGAACGCCGAGGACGCGCCGGTCCAGGGCCGGACTCCGAACGCAGGCACCGCAGGCGTGGCGAAGGACCGTGGCGTCGAGCCGCGGCTGGGCCGCGGTGGAGCGCTTTCGGCCGCTGGCAGTGCGCTCGCGTTGGCGCTGATGGGGTCGGTGAACGCGGTGGCGACCGTGGCGGCGTTCCTGCCCGCCGCGCTGTGGTGGGCCTCGTACCGCCCGAATCGACGCTGGTGGCGATTCACGCTGGCCTGGATTCCGCTGCTGGTGCTGGCGACTTTCTGGTGGGTGGTGCCGCTGCTGCTGCTCGGGAAGGTGAGTCCTCCGTTCCTCGACTACATCGAGTCCTCGGGAGTGACGACGCAGTGGGCGTCGTTGAGCGAGGTGCTGCGCGGTACGGACAGCTGGACACCGTTCGTCTCGCCCGAGCGCATCGCGGGCGCGGTGCTGGTGACCCAGCCCGGCGCGGTGCTGGCGACCGGACTGCTCGCCGCGGCGGGCATGGCCGGGCTGGCGCGCTCGTCGATGCCGTACCGGGGTCGGTTCGTGCTGATCCTGTGTGTCGGTCTGGCGGGCATCTGCGCCGGATACGTCGGCACGCTCGGTGGTCCGTTCGCCGAGTCGGTGCGGGTCTTCCTGGATTCCGGCGGCGCGCCGCTGCGCAATGTGCACAAGCTGGAACCGCTGATCCGGCTGCCGCTCGTACTCGGTCTCGCGCATCTGCTCGGCCGGGTGCCGCTACCGGCGTCGTCGCCGCTGCCGGTGTGGCGCAACGCTTTCGCCCATCCGGAACGCAGCAGACTCGTGGCCGTGGCCGCGCTGATCCTGGCCGCGCTCATGCTGGCGACCTCGCTGGCCTGGACCGCCCGCCTCGCCCCGCGCGGCGCCTACGACCGGGTGCCCGCCTACTGGACCGACACCGCGCAATGGCTGGCCGACAATGCCGCCGACACCCGCGCGCTCGTCGTGCCCGGCGCGCCGTTCGGCAGCCAGATCTGGGGACTCACCCGCGACGAACCACTTCAGGCCCTGGCCAGCACGCCCTGGGCGGTGCGCGATGCCGTGCCGCTCAACCCGCCGGGCACCATCCGCGCGATGGACTCGGTGCAACGCCTCATCGCCGACGGCCGGCCCTCCACCGGGCTCGCCGCCACCCTCGCCGACCAGGGCATCGGCGTGCTGGTGCTGCGCAACGACCTGGACCCGGAAACCTCGCGCTCGACCCGGCCGATGCTGGCCCACCAGGCGATCGAGGGTTCACCGGGAATCACCAAGGTGGCCGAGTTCGGCGCGCTGATCGGGCCGCGCGCGGCCGATGCCGGACTGGTCGTCGACAACGATCTGCTGCCCGCCTACCCGGCGGTCGAGATCTACCGGGTCGAGGTACCGCCACCGGGCACGCCCGTCGACGTGCGCGGCGGCACCGGGGCGCCGCCCGGTTTCCCCGGCGCGTACACGGTTCCGCTGGACTCCGTTCCCGTCGTCAAGGGCGGACCGGAGGTGCTCGAACGCCTCCGCCGCGACACCGGAAACCCCACCGCGCCCATGCTTCTCGACGCCGACGCGCGGCGGGCCGGTCTGCCGTCACAGCCGACGCTGATCACCGACACCCCGATGGATCGCGAAGCCGATTTCGGCCGGGTCGACAACCACAACTCCGCGGTCCGCGCCCCCGACGACGCCCGGCGCACACACAACCTGGTGCCCGACTATCCCGTCGAAGGCGCTGAACTCGTCCAGGGCGAGTGGTCGGGCGCGAAGGTCACCGCGTCCAGCTCGGCCGCCGACGCCACCCAGATCGGCGGTGCCGCGCCGGGCAGTTCCACCGCCGCGGCCGTCGACGGCGATCCGAGCACCGCCTGGATCAGCAGTGGCGCCGAATCCGCACTGGGACAGTGGATTCGGCTCGATCTCGACGAGCCCATCACCTCCGGCTCGCTGCGGTTCAGCACGGCGGCGGCCGCGCTGGGCGATCCGGTGAAATGGGTCGAGGTGCGTACCGAGCGGGGCACGGTGTCGGCGCGGATCCCCGAGCCCGGCGCGCCGGTGACGGTCGCCCTGCCCGCGGGCGAGACCGACTGGGTGATGATCACCGCCGCCCGTACCGAAAGAGGTACCCGTGGAGGACAGTTCGGCATCGCTGAACTCACCCTCGACGACTACAGCGTGCGCGAGGCACCGGTGCGCGTCGACATCCGCCACCGGATAGTGCTGCCCGACGTGGCGACCGGAACCATTCCCACCGGCTGGGATCTCGGCCAGGAATTCCCCGGCCGCAGCGCCTGTTTCGACGGACCCGACCGCGTGCACTGCAGCAAGGGGCTCGGCCTGCCCGCCGAGCAACCCGGCGTGTTCAACCGCACCATCGCGGTGCCCGAACCACTCACCGTCGGTACCGATCTCACGGTCCGCACCCGGCCAGGACCGGTGCTGGAGGCGCTGCTCACCGACCACTCGAGGCCGGTGGCGCGTGGCAAGGCCGACGTCGCCGACCTGCGCGGCGCCGCCTTCGCCGCCACCGACGGCGACCCGAAGACCACCTGGATCGCACCAGAGGCCACCGTGCGCGGGCTCACCGGCGCCAAACCCACACTGGTACTGGAACTTCCCGAGCCCGCTGTGGTCACCGGGCTCGACATCACCACCGCGCTGGGCGGCCTGCCCGCCACCGCCACCGCCGTCGCGGTGAACCTCGGCAACGGACCACAGGTCAGGGAGCTGCCCGAACGCGAACACGGCGAACCCGCCCGGATCTCGCTGCACCCCACCGAGACCGACCGGATCGAGATCAGCGTCCAGCGCTGGAACGAGGTTCTCGATCGCACCGCGCTGGGCTTCGTCCTCACCCAGCCGACCGGACTGGCCGAGGTGGAGGTGCTCGGCCCCGAGTATCCGGCACACGCGCCTGGCGACCGGCTCGTCACCATCGGCTGCGAGGCCGGACCGGTGATCGCCATCGGCGGTCGCGCCGTGCACACCACGGTCACCGCCACCGCCGATGAACTGCGCTCCGGCGCACCGGTTTCCGCCCGCGCCTGCGCGGAGGACGCCGCCGATATCGAACTGCTGCCCGGCAATCCCGATCTCACCGTCGTGCCGACCGAGCTGTTCACCGTCGACCGGATCCGCCTGGTCCGCACCGATCCGTTCCCCGCCGCGCCCACCGATCCGGGCACCCAGCTGCTCGTGCTGCCGCTCAGCACCAATGTCGGCTGGGCGGCGCACACCGCCGAGGGACGCGAGCTGACGCCGGTGGTGGTCGACGGCTGGCAGCAGGGTTGGCTGATTCCGGACGGCACGACCGGGGAGATCACGGTGTCGTTCCCGGCCGACCGCTGGTACCGGCTGGCCATCTTCGGCGGGCTGTTGCTGCTGATTCCGCTGGTGCTGCTGGCGATTCCCCGCCGGCGCGTGGTGCCCGATCCCGGTCCCGCACCGGGGACGTGGGGCATCCATTGGCTCGCGGCGGTCGGGCTGACCGGCGTCACGACCGTCATCGCCGGACCCTTCGCCACGGTGTGCACCCTGCTCGCGCTGGGCTGCAGTCGATTCCGGCCCGCCGGGACGGCGCGGGTGCTGCCGTGGGTCGCCGGGATCGGGACGATGCTGTCGATGGCGGCACTGTCCACGGGGACGTGGCGGTCGGGGACCGAGTACATGGGTGGCTCGCTGTGGGCGCAGGCACCGGCGGTGATCGCGGTGATCGCGGTCGGCGTCGCGGCGCTACCGCGGCGACGCTGA